GACGTTGACCATTGACGCCGTTCGTTGAGAGGCGTCGCGCAGTCGGAGGGCCGGAATCTCGGTCGTAACGACGTAGTTCAGAGGCGCCCATGCAAAGACGTAGCCGGCGGCAAAGATCGTTAGCATGGCCACGATGCTCGTTTTGACGGCGAATGATGGTTCGGCCACTGTACCCAGGGAGCCCATGGTTACAATGGCGGCAAATTGCCAAACTGCACCGATCAGGAGAAGAGGTCTATGAATTTATGAGATTAGTACACTTATGGCCCAGAAGGCACGACAGAGACGGTCTGTGGTAGAGATCTACGTACCGACGTCCCACACGATCATTCAGGTAGAGTCCGACGAAGACCATGCAAAGGTTCACGACGGCATTGATGATGGTCATGGTAAAGGGGTTAACGGTGCCAATGTCCTTGATGAAGATTGCACCGTAGGTAGAGGCGAAAGCCTGCCCGGTCGCTTGCTGGAAAAAGTTCATGGCCATCACGATACCAGTTCTCTTCAAGTTGACACCCTTGAAGAGTTCCATATAGTTTCCTTGTTCGACTTCCTGTTTCAAAGCGTACTGGAGGGCGGCGAACTGTTCATCGATCTCGGAGTCAGAGATAGTGCCGGCTCGGAGTTTCCTTAAGGAAATTTGGGCTTCTTCGACTCTGTCCTGGGTCAACAACCAGCGAGGTGACTTGAATGAAAGTCAGTAGGTGCAGTCTATCGCATGGGGGGTTGTGGTCGACATATGCTTACCTCGGGGATGAAGAAGATCAGGCCCATGACGATGACAGGAATGACATAGAATAAGCCCATCGGAATCCGCCAAGATGCATTGCCATCCAGGGTGCTGGTTCCTCTGCAGATAGAGTTGACAATCAGAGTGCCAAACTGGACAAAAAATTGTTAGTTGAGCAGGCCTGTTACCTTAACTACTCCACTGACTGGAGACAAAAAGCTTACCATCAGACTGAATTGGTAGGAGCCGACTGCAAAACCACGAATCTCCGAGGGGACAATCTCAGACTGATACACTGGGACCACAGCGAGTTCCATACCAACGTAGATGTCTGCATGCTCCAGTCAGCAACTCTGATGCAGGACGAGGGAGGAACCGCTTACAGTTCAGAATGCGTGCAGCCATGATCTGCTCTCGGGTACTTGAAGTAATCGCGATTGTTGCAGGGATAACGGCCCACGCACTCATTCCAAACATGCACCACCGGCGACCCCAGCGAGCACTGACGAGGCTACCGATGATGACCCCGGCCGCGAAGCCGATGTAGTTGAGACTGTTGAACAAGGCGAGCCAGCCGGTGGGAAGCTTCCACTTGCCAGTTGTGGGGTTCTGGTCGCCAAACTGGCGCTGGAACGCGTCCATCGCCTGTGTTGTTGAGTAGCCGGCGTTATCGAAGCCATAGTTGAAGGTCGAGACGGCAATTACGGTA
The Colletotrichum lupini chromosome 6, complete sequence DNA segment above includes these coding regions:
- a CDS encoding sugar transporter, translated to MAPNRILKHFNGTLAAAFTVIAVSTFNYGFDNAGYSTTQAMDAFQRQFGDQNPTTGKWKLPTGWLALFNSLNYIGFAAGVIIGSLVSARWGRRWCMFGMSAWAVIPATIAITSSTREQIMAARILNYIYVGMELAVVPVYQSEIVPSEIRGFAVGSYQFSLMFGTLIVNSICRGTSTLDGNASWRIPMGLFYVIPVIVMGLIFFIPESPRWLLTQDRVEEAQISLRKLRAGTISDSEIDEQFAALQYALKQEVEQGNYMELFKGVNLKRTGIVMAMNFFQQATGQAFASTYGAIFIKDIGTVNPFTMTIINAVVNLCMVFVGLYLNDRVGRRPLLLIGAVWQFAAIVTMGSLGTVAEPSFAVKTSIVAMLTIFAAGYVFAWAPLNYVVTTEIPALRLRDASQRTASMVNVLANFLVNFSIPYLLYTPGAGLGSKVGFIFAGILVLALVFTWFCIPECKGKSLEQIDRMFNEEVPLRKFGKYKAEDMFQATPEDGEKAGVVVTARHTEKA